The Longimicrobiaceae bacterium sequence ACCGAACAGCGTGCTCATCGCCAGGTCCTTCCTCGCGCCGGCCGGTTGGGGCAGCCGCGGCCCCAACCGCAACCATGCGCATTACAGATTCACCGGCACCAACGCCGCCGCGGCCCGGCGGCTACGCTTCCCTGCGGAGCCTCTCCGCGTCCCGCTCCTGCCCGCACGCCTTCGCACGCCCCGCGACCTCGTGGAACACGTCGCGGATGGTCACGCCCTCCAGCACCTCGTGCATGGCCTCCTGCGCCCGCGCGAACACGCCGTTCAGCACCTGCTGGATGTTGCCGCCCACGTCGCACTCGCGGCAGGGCTGCTGCGGGTGCAGGGCGAACAGATCCTCCGTCTCCACCGCGCGGTACACGTCCAGCAGCGAGATGTGCTGCGGCTCGCGGGCCAGCATGGCCCCGCCGCCCACGCCCGGCTGCACGGTCACCATCCCACCCTTGCGCAGCGCGCCCATGATGCGGCGCACCACCACGGGATTGGTGTTCACGCTCCCGGCGATCCGTTCCGACGTGACGGCCT is a genomic window containing:
- a CDS encoding Rrf2 family transcriptional regulator, with product MSSRFAVAVHVLAYMAWRRAEAVTSERIAGSVNTNPVVVRRIMGALRKGGMVTVQPGVGGGAMLAREPQHISLLDVYRAVETEDLFALHPQQPCRECDVGGNIQQVLNGVFARAQEAMHEVLEGVTIRDVFHEVAGRAKACGQERDAERLRREA